The window GTGAACCGCGTCCCGTCCGCGCCGACGACGCCCTCGCAGTCGCCGTAGTAGTCGCGTGCGCGATCGAGGAAGTCGGTCACGAGTAACTGTTTCTTCATTCGTGATGAATCCGACAGGGGGCGTACAGGTAAGCCCACGAATTCCGGCAAAAATACCGGCGGCTACTGCGGCGTCTCGGGGCCGTCCTCTGCGGCGACGTACGCGCCGTTCCGGAGGCCGCGCTGCACGCCGACCGTCGCGATGCGCTCCGCGCGGCCCGCCATCGCCCGGACGGCGTCCGCCGCGCGGACGAGCCGGTAGTCCGCGTCCGACGCCTCGAACAACCGCCGGTCGAGGTCGTCGAGGCTGTCCCGCAGGCCGCGAACGGCCGTGAGCGCGTCGTGCGCGCCGTCCACGCCCGCGTCCCCGAGCACGCTCCGGGTCGCGCCGTCCACCGCCTCGCGCGCCGTCCCCGCGAGCGCCGCGACCTCGTCTGCGAACTCGCTCTCCGCGTCCACGTCGCCGGCGACGGACGCGAGTCGGGCGGCGTCCCCAGTGGCCGCGCGGAGTTCGTGCGCGGCCGTCCGGAGCGCCGCCAGCCGCGGCCGCGTCAGGCCGAGCGCGTCCACCTCGTCCAGCCGGGAGAGCGCGCGCGAGAAGTGCCGGTCGACCATCGCGCGCAACCGACTCGCCTGACTCGCCTGGTCGTCGAACGCGACCTCGCGGCCGTCCGCGAGCGCGTCCGCGGCGTCCCGCCCTACGCTCCGCGCGACGAACGCCAGCTGGCGAACCGACTGCGGCACCGACACCTCCGCCGGGTCGAGCACGTACCGCAACCGAACCTCGTCGCCGCCCTCCTCCACGACGTTCAGGCCGGGGAGGCCGCGCACCGCGCGGTCGAGCGCGCGCCGCTGGCCCGTCGTCACGCCCCCGGGCGCGTCGAGCGCTATCGACCGATACCCGGCGGTGTACGCCGCGCGCACGACCGTCCCGATGCGGTCTTCGCCGACCGCGCGAACGGTGACGTGACTGGTGTCGTCGTCCTCGCTCGCGCCCTGTTGGAGGACGAGCACGCCGTCGAGGTGCGCGTGCAGGTCGACGGAGTCGCCCGCGGACACCCCGGTCGCGTCCGCCCACTCCCGGGGAAGCGAGACGGTAAGCGTGCCGCCGCCGACGGACTGGACTTTCCGGGACTCCATCAGTAGATGAGCGCGGGGTCGTTCTCGGTCATGTACAGCGTGCGCGCCGCGACGTTCACGGCGTGGTCGCCGACGCGTTCGAGATCCCGGACGGTGAGCAGGACGCGGGACACGTCGTCCAGCAGGCTCTCGACCGTCCACGCGTCCGCGTCGGCCTCCCGCTCGATGAGGTCGCGGACGACGGTCTCGTTCGCCCGCGCGCACAGCGCGTCGATTTCGTCGTCCGCGTCCCCGATGGCGCGGCACTCGTCCGGATCGGCGTCGGCGTACGCGTCGAGCGCTCGCTCCACGAGACCGCGCGCCCGCTCGCCGATTGCCTCCAGGTCGCCCGTCGGAACCGCCGCGCTCGACGCGGCGAGCGAGTACTCCGCGAGGTTCACGGCGAGGTCGGCGACGCGCTCGAGGTCGGTGAGTATCTTGAACGACGCGACCACGAACCGGAGGTCGCCGGCGACGGGCTGCTGGAGCGCGATGAGGTCGACGCAGTCGTCTTCCAGCGCGAGGTAGCGCTCGTTCACCTCGTCGTCGCCCGCGATGACCTCGCGCGC is drawn from Salarchaeum sp. JOR-1 and contains these coding sequences:
- the phoU gene encoding phosphate signaling complex protein PhoU — protein: MTRENYQDDLADLRRDVREMGDLVLGRLDDGLACLAGDADDGLAREVIAGDDEVNERYLALEDDCVDLIALQQPVAGDLRFVVASFKILTDLERVADLAVNLAEYSLAASSAAVPTGDLEAIGERARGLVERALDAYADADPDECRAIGDADDEIDALCARANETVVRDLIEREADADAWTVESLLDDVSRVLLTVRDLERVGDHAVNVAARTLYMTENDPALIY
- a CDS encoding AbrB/MazE/SpoVT family DNA-binding domain-containing protein gives rise to the protein MESRKVQSVGGGTLTVSLPREWADATGVSAGDSVDLHAHLDGVLVLQQGASEDDDTSHVTVRAVGEDRIGTVVRAAYTAGYRSIALDAPGGVTTGQRRALDRAVRGLPGLNVVEEGGDEVRLRYVLDPAEVSVPQSVRQLAFVARSVGRDAADALADGREVAFDDQASQASRLRAMVDRHFSRALSRLDEVDALGLTRPRLAALRTAAHELRAATGDAARLASVAGDVDAESEFADEVAALAGTAREAVDGATRSVLGDAGVDGAHDALTAVRGLRDSLDDLDRRLFEASDADYRLVRAADAVRAMAGRAERIATVGVQRGLRNGAYVAAEDGPETPQ